A window of Oncorhynchus nerka isolate Pitt River linkage group LG4, Oner_Uvic_2.0, whole genome shotgun sequence contains these coding sequences:
- the LOC115128886 gene encoding T-box-containing protein TBX6L-like codes for MMTPSPLTADPYHQRNVSMTLEKSDLWKSFHNLATEMIITKHGRRMFPHCNVSLSGLQPYANYVLMVDMVPVDNFRYRWNKGQWDMAGKAEPQLPCRTYVHPDSPAPGSYWMKQSVSFLKLKLTNNTLDQHGHIILHSMHHYIPRFSVVQADSLYSVRWGHFHSFSFPETSFTAVTAYQNTKIAKLKIDHNPFAKGFKGEHTRTHSKRCRSNKSPGNATKKAKEDNDPGTQSPPDLQTPKLNCELDEQRTTLGATENVVLGKEDLLCPRALKQDPPQSHSLHTEIMELHNHRQEYSTEEQMVPGPASMSYQPCRSVENGRLLSPSSIVEDGECRRSYESHVPDVATVPGQKITRPVLVRDMGHHHHTLAPAMPQDYRVSPVHLPMSSKTYPGHLGYSYPLYGHYSTDQGMGQWAECGTGQYSGPYFPHHRPFLTSQTMTTDQGTLPTQFLSSSQHSGRVELEPELQFGQSG; via the exons ATGATGACCCCGTCCCCCCTTACAGCTGACCCCTACCACCAGAGAAACGTCAGCATGACCCTGGAGAAGTCTGACCTCTGGAAGTCCTTCCACAACCTAGCAACTGAGATGATAATCACCAAACATGGCCG GAGGATGTTTCCTCACTGCAACGTCAGTCTATCTGGACTCCAACCCTATGCCAACTATGTCCTCATGGTGGATATGGTTCCTGTGGACAACTTCAGATACAGG tggAATAAGGGCCAGTGGGACATGGCTGGGAAAGCCGAGCCCCAACTCCCATGTCGGACGTACGTACATCCGGACTCCCCCGCCCCGGGCTCCTACTGGATGAAGCAATCTGTGTCCTTCCTCAAGCTCAAACTCACCAACAATACTCTGGACCAGCACGGCCAT ATCATCCTGCACTCTATGCATCACTACATCCCACGCTTCTCTGTGGTCCAGGCTGACAGTCTGTACAGTGTACGCTGGGGACACTTCCATTCCTTCTCCTTCCCTGAGACCTCCTTCACTGCAGTCACCGCCTACCAGAACACTAAG ATCGCTAAACTGAAGATTGACCACAACCCCTTTGCTAAGGGATTCAAAGGGGAACACACCCGTACTCATAGCAAGAG GTGTCGATCCAACAAGAGTCCTGGGAATGCTACAAAGAAAGCCAAAGAAGACAACGATCCAGGAACCCAAAGTCCTCCAG ACCTCCAGACGCCAAAATTAAACTGTGAGCTAGATGAACAGAGGACGACCCTAGGAGCCACAGAGAACGTGGTTTTGGGTAAGGAGGATCTCTTGTGCCCCCGGGCCTTGAAACAGGACCCGCCCCAGAGCCACAGCCTGCACACTGAAATAATGGAGCTCCACAaccacagacaggaatatagcaCTGAGGAGCAGATGGTGCCTGGCCCTGCATCTATGTCCTACCAACCATGCAG ATCGGTTGAGAATGGcagacttctctctccctcctctatagtGGAGGATGGTGAATGCAGGCGCAGCTATGAGTCTCACGTCCCAGATGTAGCCACTGTCCCTGGACAGAAGATTACCAGACCTGTCCTTGTCAGGGACATgggtcaccaccaccacaccttggCTCCagccatgccccaggactacagAGTGTCCCCGGTCCATCTGCCCATGTCCTCCAAAACCTACCCTGGGCATTTGGGTTACAGTTACCCCCTTTATGGCCACTACTCCACTGACCAGGGTATGGGTCAGTGGGCTGAGTGTGGTACTGGACAGTACTCTGGACCATACTTTCCTCACCACCGGCCCTTCCTCACCAGTCAAACAATGACCACAGACCAGGGCACCCTCCCAACTCAGTTTTTATCATCATCGCAACATAGCGGCAGAGTGGAGCTGGAGCCAGAACTTCAGTTTGGACAATCAGGCTGA